TAACTTGTAAGAATTGCACACCTGAAACCAGAGAGGATAGAAAGCTTCAGGTGTGCAAGAGGACTGGGAAGACATTGTTTTCTCCACATACTATTTACGCTTATCTTGTGCTTTTTGAATATTCTCAGCCACTCTATATTTCACGATCTTACTAATTAATTCATAGGGCATCGGCTGGTTAAGAGGGAATTGAATGGATCCTTTTGCTCCTTTATAGACAGATAATTCTTCTTTAAAAGCATCAATCCCATTAGGCGTTGGATAAAATCCAATATGGTTTTT
This Paenibacillus sp. FSL R5-0345 DNA region includes the following protein-coding sequences:
- a CDS encoding iron chaperone, with the translated sequence MEGKITYESIDDYISKFPSEIQEILSTIRKVIKEAAPDAKEKISYQMPTFELHGNLVHFAAFKNHIGFYPTPNGIDAFKEELSVYKGAKGSIQFPLNQPMPYELISKIVKYRVAENIQKAQDKRK